Proteins from one Candidatus Paceibacter sp. genomic window:
- a CDS encoding type II toxin-antitoxin system PemK/MazF family toxin, with amino-acid sequence MAKKRITPKRGEIYLVNFEPALGSEIKKTRPAVILQNNVANEYSPVTIVTAVTSLNKDDKIYPTEVLIKKSSSIGLKNDSLVLLNQIRTIDKQRLVLKIGRLNEAAIKHINEALKISLGLVEI; translated from the coding sequence ATGGCAAAAAAGCGAATAACGCCAAAACGGGGAGAAATATACTTGGTAAATTTTGAACCGGCTCTCGGTTCGGAAATAAAAAAGACCAGGCCAGCCGTGATCTTGCAAAACAACGTGGCAAACGAATACAGCCCGGTGACTATAGTCACGGCGGTTACCTCTTTAAACAAAGACGACAAAATTTACCCGACTGAAGTCTTGATTAAAAAATCTTCAAGTATTGGTTTAAAAAATGATTCGCTTGTTCTGTTAAACCAAATCAGAACTATTGACAAGCAACGTTTAGTATTAAAAATAGGCAGACTGAACGAAGCTGCAATTAAACATATCAACGAGGCGCTTAAAATAAGTCTAGGTTTAGTAGAAATTTGA
- the ung gene encoding uracil-DNA glycosylase: MEESWKKALANEFGAEYMKELKKKLMEEMKQGIVLYPPAKQIFDAFNLTPFDKVKVVILGQDPYHGRGQAHGLSFSVPNGIKPPPSLINIFKEIESDLGVKMPKTGNLEGWSRQGVLLLNAILTVRANTPASHRNIGWEKLTDAAIKALSDKREHIVFLLWGKFAQEKENLINAKKHLILKAAHPSPYSADGGFFNCKHFSKTNEYLIKAGQIPIDWTKIS; encoded by the coding sequence ATGGAAGAAAGCTGGAAGAAAGCTCTGGCCAATGAATTCGGCGCGGAGTATATGAAGGAGCTGAAGAAAAAATTGATGGAGGAGATGAAACAAGGAATAGTTTTGTATCCGCCGGCCAAACAGATTTTTGACGCTTTTAACCTTACGCCGTTTGATAAAGTCAAAGTGGTGATTTTAGGCCAGGACCCATACCACGGCCGCGGGCAAGCGCACGGACTTTCTTTTTCCGTGCCCAATGGAATCAAACCGCCGCCGTCGCTGATAAATATTTTCAAAGAAATAGAATCCGACCTGGGCGTAAAAATGCCCAAAACCGGCAATCTGGAAGGCTGGTCCAGGCAGGGAGTGCTACTGCTTAACGCTATTCTGACCGTGCGAGCCAATACTCCCGCCTCGCACCGAAATATCGGCTGGGAAAAACTGACCGACGCCGCCATCAAAGCCTTGTCGGACAAAAGAGAGCACATCGTATTTCTGCTCTGGGGCAAATTCGCCCAGGAAAAAGAAAATCTGATAAACGCGAAAAAACATCTGATTTTAAAAGCCGCCCACCCTTCCCCCTACTCCGCCGACGGCGGCTTCTTCAACTGCAAACATTTCTCCAAAACCAACGAGTATTTAATTAAGGCCGGCCAAATTCCGATTGATTGGACAAAAATTTCTTAA
- a CDS encoding sigma-70 region 4 domain-containing protein: protein MERKLDRKGLVAKVLVKLPRHLGGVLKKFYLEDKSQARIAEEEGVSITAVKMRLFRAKKEFKRIAFTEESFSAAMI from the coding sequence TTGGAAAGAAAACTTGACCGTAAGGGACTGGTCGCCAAAGTGTTGGTAAAACTGCCGCGTCACCTGGGCGGAGTTTTAAAAAAGTTTTATCTGGAGGACAAGTCGCAGGCGCGGATAGCGGAGGAAGAGGGGGTGAGCATAACGGCGGTGAAGATGAGACTGTTCCGGGCGAAGAAAGAGTTCAAGCGGATCGCGTTTACGGAAGAAAGTTTTTCCGCGGCGATGATTTGA
- a CDS encoding sigma-70 family RNA polymerase sigma factor: MLQKNKENERELLESRRLDKETSSDEEVLAASVSNPSAFAILVDRHQSSFIRAAMKVVRQNENAQDVVQETFIKIYRNAGKFRKMEGAEFKSWAYKILLNTAFNHYKKMKKEYARNEQLNPVYHE, encoded by the coding sequence ATGCTTCAAAAAAACAAGGAAAACGAACGCGAGCTTTTGGAGTCGCGGCGCTTGGACAAGGAAACAAGCAGCGACGAAGAAGTTTTGGCCGCTTCGGTGAGTAATCCATCGGCTTTCGCCATTTTGGTGGACAGGCACCAGTCTTCTTTTATAAGAGCGGCGATGAAGGTGGTCAGGCAGAATGAGAACGCGCAGGACGTGGTGCAGGAAACGTTCATAAAAATATACCGCAACGCCGGAAAGTTCCGTAAAATGGAAGGGGCGGAATTCAAAAGCTGGGCGTATAAGATACTTTTAAACACCGCCTTCAACCACTATAAGAAAATGAAGAAGGAGTATGCCAGAAACGAGCAACTCAATCCGGTTTACCATGAGTAA
- a CDS encoding elongation factor P, which yields MLNYNELKPGKIIVFEEQPYVVVEFNFLRMQQRKPVTQVKMKNIISGKVLEKTFQPSDKFEEAEIETKQIKYLYSHRGEHWFCETDNPSARFKLEPALVEHYVDLMKANTVVSAKIFNEKTIAIELPIKVELKVVEAPPSTKGNTAQGGSKQVKVETGAAINTPLFINEGDVIVVNTQSREYVERANK from the coding sequence ATGCTTAATTATAACGAATTAAAGCCCGGAAAAATAATAGTTTTTGAAGAACAACCCTACGTCGTGGTGGAGTTTAATTTTCTGCGCATGCAGCAAAGAAAGCCTGTAACGCAGGTTAAAATGAAAAATATCATCAGCGGCAAGGTACTGGAAAAGACCTTCCAGCCGTCGGACAAGTTTGAAGAGGCGGAAATTGAAACCAAACAGATAAAATACCTTTACAGTCACCGCGGCGAGCACTGGTTTTGCGAAACGGATAATCCGTCCGCGCGGTTCAAGCTGGAGCCGGCCTTGGTGGAACACTATGTTGACTTGATGAAAGCCAACACCGTTGTGAGCGCGAAAATATTCAACGAGAAAACAATCGCCATTGAACTGCCAATTAAAGTGGAGCTCAAAGTCGTGGAAGCGCCGCCTTCCACCAAGGGCAACACCGCCCAAGGCGGAAGCAAACAGGTTAAAGTGGAAACAGGCGCCGCCATCAACACTCCCCTTTTCATCAACGAAGGCGATGTTATCGTCGTCAACACTCAATCCAGAGAATACGTGGAACGGGCGAATAAGTAA